One stretch of Brachyhypopomus gauderio isolate BG-103 chromosome 10, BGAUD_0.2, whole genome shotgun sequence DNA includes these proteins:
- the ube2t gene encoding ubiquitin-conjugating enzyme E2 T — protein MQRSSRLKRELQLLRTEPPPGISCWPVDGRTDELQAQIVGGANTPYEGGVFSLEIKIPDRYPFEPPKLRFLTPIYHPNIDNAGRICLDALKMPPKGAWRPSLNVSTVLSSIQVLMSEPNPEDPLMADISAEFKYNRAVYLEKARKWTAKYAMQKIKSDVETEQKPSEGQSIQTSQKRAALSAQENLDQVKKVCM, from the exons ATGCAAAGGAGCAGTCGCCTGAAACGGGAGCTGCAGCTCCTCCGCACGGAACCTCCGCCCGGGATCTCGTGTTGGCCAGTGGACGGACGCACGGACGAGCTGCAAGCCC AAATAGTTGGAGGTGCCAACACTCcgtatgaaggtggagtgttTTCACTGGAAATAAAGATACCTGACAG GTATCCATTTGAGCCACCTAAATTGAGGTTTCTGACCCCCATCTACCATCCAAATATTGATAATGCTGGGCGAATTTGTCTAGATGCACTGAAAATGCCACCGAAG GGAGCATGGAGGCCCTCCCTGAACGTCTCCACAGTGTTGAGCTCTATACAGGTCCTCATGTCAGAGCCAAACCCAGAAGACCCGCTAATGGCAGACATT TCGGCCGAGTTTAAGTACAACAGAGCAGTTTATTTGGAAAAGGCACGCAAATGGACAGCGAAATATGCAATGCAAAAGATTAAG AGTGATGTGGAGACGGAGCAGAAACCTTCTGAAGGGCAAAGCATCCAAACATCCCAAAAGAGAGCAGCTCTGTCTGCCCAAGAGAATCTGGACCAAGTGAAGAAAGTGTGCATGTAG
- the LOC143524920 gene encoding demethylmenaquinone methyltransferase-like: MSVYKILVSKFGQQLAHPTQSIPGWLTTKFFKWHNHLLEENAVKLCNIQPNDVVLEVGHGPGWGLLSAAKLLTGPEGKLLGVDYSEYMHRMSRKRMQEQITKGKVILHHSNVTAMPIADNSVDKVFHCNSYYYWPDLKAGTSEIHRVMKPGGLIVTTLRYDSVVLFASKKILLGENWRLEAYMEALCSSGFTQLRVEKRTHGHITFQAVYATAAK; the protein is encoded by the exons ATGTCTGTCTACAAAATACTAGTGAGCAAATTTGGCCAACAGCTCGCTCACCCCACCCAGTCTATTCCTGGCTGGCTGACCACCAAGTTCTTCAAATGGCACAATCACCTACTGGAGGAGAATGCCGTGAAGCTATGCAACATCCAGCCTAATGATGTTGTGTTGGAAGTGGGGCATGGGCCAGGCTGGGGTCTGCTATCTGCAGCCAAGCTCCTCACGGGCCCTGAGGGTAAACTGCTTGGAGTGGACTACTCTGAGTACATGCACAGGATGTCCAGGAAGAGGATGCAGGAGCAGATAACCAAGGGAAAAGTGATTCTGCATCACAGTAACGTGACAGCGATGCCCATAGCAGACAACAGTGTGGATAAGGTGTTCCACTGCAACTCCTATTACTACTGGCCTGACCTGAAAGCAGGAACTTCAGAGATACACAGAGTGATGAAACCAG GTGGGCTCATAGTTACGACCCTCAGATATGATAGCGTTGTCCTATTTGCAtcaaagaaaatattgcttGGAGAGAACTGGCGTCTAGAGGCCTACATGGAGGCGCTGTGCTCCTCAGGGTTCACACAGTTGAGAGTGGAGAAAAGAACACATGGCCACATCACCTTCCAGGCAGTCTATGCCACAGCAGCAAAGTGA
- the LOC143526242 gene encoding putative methyltransferase YdaC, whose product MSVCKILVSKFGQQLAHPTQSIPGWLATKFFKWHNHLLEENAVKLCNIQPNDVVLEVGHGPGWGLLSAAELLTGPEGKLLGVDYSEYMHRMSRKRMQEQITKGKVILHRSNVAAMPIADNSVDKVFHCNSYYFWPDLKAGTSEIHRVMSPGGLMVTTLRYDSVVLFASKKILLGENWRLEAYMEALCSSGFTQLRVEKRTHGHITFQAVYATAAK is encoded by the exons ATGTCTGTCTGCAAAATACTAGTGAGCAAATTTGGCCAACAACTCGCTCACCCCACCCAGTCTATTCCTGGCTGGCTGGCCACCAAGTTCTTCAAATGGCACAATCACCTACTGGAGGAGAATGCAGTGAAGCTATGCAACATCCAGCCTAATGATGTTGTGTTGGAAGTGGGGCATGGGCCAGGCTGGGGTCTGCTATCTGCAGCCGAGCTCCTCACGGGCCCTGAGGGTAAACTGCTCGGAGTGGACTACTCTGAGTACATGCACAGGATGTCCAGGAAGAGGATGCAGGAGCAGATAACCAAGGGAAAAGTGATTCTGCATCGTAGTAACGTGGCAGCGATGCCCATAGCAGACAACAGTGTGGATAAGGTGTTCCACTGCAACTCCTATTACTTCTGGCCTGACCTGAAAGCAGGAACTTCAGAGATACACAGAGTGATGAGTCCAG GTGGGCTCATGGTTACGACCCTCAGATATGATAGCGTTGTCCTATTTGCAtcaaagaaaatattgcttGGAGAGAACTGGCGTCTAGAGGCCTACATGGAGGCGCTGTGCTCCTCAGGGTTCACACAGTTGAGAGTGGAGAAAAGAACACATGGCCACATCACCTTTCAGGCAGTCTATGCCACAGCAGCAAAGTGA
- the LOC143525205 gene encoding putative methyltransferase YdaC: protein MIRSKIAQQLAQPTQSISGWLATKFFKWRNRALEEATVKLCNIQPNDVVLEVGHGPGWGLLSAAELLTGPEGKLLGVDYSEYMHRMSRKRMQEQITKGKVILHHSNVTAMPIADSSVDKVFHCNSYYFWPDLKAGTSEIHRVMKPGGLMVTTLRQKSIASFVSKKIIVGENWHPETYMEALQSSGFRHIRMQNRTDRCSFQAIFATASK, encoded by the exons ATGATAAGAAGCAAGATTGCCCAACAACTTGCTCAACCGACTCAGTCCATATCTGGGTGGCTGGCCACCAAGTTCTTCAAATGGCGCAACCGGGCACTAGAGGAGGCCACGGTGAAACTATGCAACATCCAGCCTAATGATGTTGTGTTGGAAGTGGGGCATGGGCCAGGATGGGGTCTGCTATCTGCAGCCGAGCTCCTCACGGGCCCTGAGGGTAAACTGCTCGGAGTGGACTACTCTGAGTACATGCACAGGATGTCCAGGAAGAGGATGCAGGAGCAGATAACCAAGGGAAAAGTGATTCTGCATCACAGTAACGTGACAGCGATGCCCATAGCAGACAGCAGTGTGGATAAAGTGTTCCACTGCAACTCCTATTACTTCTGGCCTGACCTGAAAGCAGGAACTTCAGAGATACACAGAGTGATGAAACCAG GTGGGCTCATGGTTACGACCCTTAGACAAAAATCCATTGCATCATTTGTATCGAAGAAAATAATAGTTGGAGAGAACTGGCACCCCGAGACCTATATGGAGGCACTGCAGTCCTCGGGGTTCAGACACATCAGAATGCAGAACAGAACGGACAGATGCAGCTTTCAAGCCATTTTTGCTACTGCTTCAAAGTGA
- the etv7 gene encoding transcription factor ETV7 isoform X3 has protein sequence MTNASTSQSLIKDPMDTSLSVAAAALVNSPSVLASTCPDTSDDLCKLPGRLRINPSLWDKEDVNLWLRWAQREYSLRRDDHNKFEMNGKALCLLTKEDFRLRCPGAGDVLYELLQHVKQQRRVLVCSSSGAEHPIGPTQGLIGPLPSADTARASEEVSSEVLASIPMLPSQPFVVCCKDEPLNLSSRSEAIKCPTQTTVANGKIPDCRLLWDYVYHLLLDPRYEAYIRWEDPDAMVFRVVDPNGLARLWGNHKNRANMTYEKMSRALRHYYKLNIIKKEMGQRLLFRFLKTPEEIIQGRSDRSEPPESPNSPTSLAFKEEILEVSPTSSPDPSSPESHHSLSVSPSP, from the exons ATGACTAACGCCTCCACATCACAAAGCTTGATCAAG GACCCCATGGACACCTCCCTGTCTGTGGCTGCAGCTGCTCTCGTGAACAGCCCGAGTGTTCTGGCTTCCACATGCCCCGACACATCAGACGATCTATGCAAGCTTCCTGGAAGACTAC GAATAAACCCATCCCTGTGGGATAAGGAGGATGTAAATCTGTGGCTACGCTGGGCCCAGAGGGAGTACTCCTTACGCCGTGACGATCACAACAAGTTTGAGATGAATGGCAAAGCACTGTGCCTCCTCACCAAAGAGGACTTCCGTCTCCGCTGTCCCGGCGCCG GCGATGTGCTGTATGAGCTCCTGCAGCATGTAAAACAGCAGAGACGAGTTCTGGTCTGCAGTTCCAGTGGTGCTGAACATCCCATCGGCCCCACGCAAGGCCTGATCGGACCTCTCCCTTCTGCAG ATACTGCACGTGCTTCTGAAGAAGTCAGTTCAGAAGTTTTGGCCAGCATCCCCATGCTGCCCAGCCAGCCCTTCGTGGTCTGCTGTAAAGACGAACCCCTCAACCTGTCCAGCAGATCAGAGGCAATCAAGTGTCCCACACAAACCACAGTAGCCAATGGGAAGATACCAG ACTGCAGACTACTATGGGATTATGTTTACCACCTGCTGTTGGACCCACGGTATGAAGCGTATATCCGCTGGGAAGACCCAGATGCCATGGTCTTCAGAGTTGTAGACCCAAATGGACTGGCTCGCCTCTGGGGAAACCATAAg AACAGGGCCAATATGACCTATGAGAAGATGTCACGAGCCCTGCGCCATTATTACAAACTCAACATCATCAAAAAGGAGATGGGACAGAGACTTCTCTTCAG GTTTCTAAAGACCCCAGAAGAGATTATTCAGGGGAGGTCTGATCGATCGGAGCCCCCTGAGTCTCCGAATAGTCCCACGTCCCTTGCATTTAAAGAGGAAATTCTTGAAGTGTCACCCACCTCAAGTCCTGACCCATCCAGCCCGGAATCTCACCACAGCCTCAGTGTGTCACCATCAccctaa
- the LOC143526243 gene encoding demethylmenaquinone methyltransferase-like: MSVYKMVVSKFGQQLAHPTQTIPGWLTTKFFKWHNHLLEENAVKLCNIQPNDVVLEVGHGPGWGLLSAAEPLTGPEGKLLGVDYSEYMHRMSRKRMQEQITKGKVILHHSNVTAMPIADNSVDKVFHCNSYYYWPDLKAGTSEIHRVMKPGGLMVTTLRYDTVVLFASKEIVLGENWRLEAYMEALCSSGFTQLRVEKRTHGHITFHAIYATAAK; encoded by the exons ATGTCTGTCTACAAAATGGTAGTGAGCAAATTTGGCCAACAGCTCGCTCACCCCACCCAGACTATTCCTGGCTGGCTGACCACCAAGTTCTTCAAATGGCACAATCACCTACTGGAGGAGAATGCCGTGAAGCTATGCAACATCCAGCCTAATGACGTTGTGTTGGAAGTGGGGCATGGGCCAGGATGGGGTCTGCTATCTGCAGCCGAGCCCCTCACGGGCCCTGAGGGTAAACTGCTCGGAGTGGACTACTCTGAGTACATGCACAGGATGTCCAGGAAGAGGATGCAGGAGCAGATAACCAAGGGAAAAGTGATTCTGCATCACAGTAACGTGACAGCGATGCCCATAGCAGACAACAGTGTGGATAAGGTGTTCCATTGCAACTCCTATTACTACTGGCCTGACCTGAAAGCAGGAACTTCAGAGATACACAGAGTGATGAAACCAG GTGGGCTCATGGTTACGACCCTCAGATATGATACCGTTGTCCTATTTGCATCAAAGGAAATAGTGCTTGGAGAGAACTGGCGTCTAGAGGCCTACATGGAGGCGCTGTGCTCCTCAGGGTTCACACAATTGAGAGTGGAGAAAAGAACACATGGCCACATCACCTTTCATGCAATCTATGCCACAGCAGCAAAGTGA
- the etv7 gene encoding transcription factor ETV7 isoform X1: MTNASTSQSLIKDPMDTSLSVAAAALVNSPSVLASTCPDTSDDLCKLPGRLRINPSLWDKEDVNLWLRWAQREYSLRRDDHNKFEMNGKALCLLTKEDFRLRCPGAGDVLYELLQHVKQQRRVLVCSSSGAEHPIGPTQGLIGPLPSAAGPCISTNRSVPVCSVNPNTQTSVSPNRDQKPEMRQHCLVQPYSLCPQTRSDTARASEEVSSEVLASIPMLPSQPFVVCCKDEPLNLSSRSEAIKCPTQTTVANGKIPDCRLLWDYVYHLLLDPRYEAYIRWEDPDAMVFRVVDPNGLARLWGNHKNRANMTYEKMSRALRHYYKLNIIKKEMGQRLLFRFLKTPEEIIQGRSDRSEPPESPNSPTSLAFKEEILEVSPTSSPDPSSPESHHSLSVSPSP, translated from the exons ATGACTAACGCCTCCACATCACAAAGCTTGATCAAG GACCCCATGGACACCTCCCTGTCTGTGGCTGCAGCTGCTCTCGTGAACAGCCCGAGTGTTCTGGCTTCCACATGCCCCGACACATCAGACGATCTATGCAAGCTTCCTGGAAGACTAC GAATAAACCCATCCCTGTGGGATAAGGAGGATGTAAATCTGTGGCTACGCTGGGCCCAGAGGGAGTACTCCTTACGCCGTGACGATCACAACAAGTTTGAGATGAATGGCAAAGCACTGTGCCTCCTCACCAAAGAGGACTTCCGTCTCCGCTGTCCCGGCGCCG GCGATGTGCTGTATGAGCTCCTGCAGCATGTAAAACAGCAGAGACGAGTTCTGGTCTGCAGTTCCAGTGGTGCTGAACATCCCATCGGCCCCACGCAAGGCCTGATCGGACCTCTCCCTTCTGCAG CAGGTCCCTGCATTTCCACTAACAGATCTGTGCCTGTTTGCTCAGTGAATCCAAACACCCAAACATCAGTCTCACCAAATAGAGATCAGAAGCCAGAAATGAGACAGCACTGTCTCGTTCAGCCATACAGCCTCTGTCCACAAACACGCTCAG ATACTGCACGTGCTTCTGAAGAAGTCAGTTCAGAAGTTTTGGCCAGCATCCCCATGCTGCCCAGCCAGCCCTTCGTGGTCTGCTGTAAAGACGAACCCCTCAACCTGTCCAGCAGATCAGAGGCAATCAAGTGTCCCACACAAACCACAGTAGCCAATGGGAAGATACCAG ACTGCAGACTACTATGGGATTATGTTTACCACCTGCTGTTGGACCCACGGTATGAAGCGTATATCCGCTGGGAAGACCCAGATGCCATGGTCTTCAGAGTTGTAGACCCAAATGGACTGGCTCGCCTCTGGGGAAACCATAAg AACAGGGCCAATATGACCTATGAGAAGATGTCACGAGCCCTGCGCCATTATTACAAACTCAACATCATCAAAAAGGAGATGGGACAGAGACTTCTCTTCAG GTTTCTAAAGACCCCAGAAGAGATTATTCAGGGGAGGTCTGATCGATCGGAGCCCCCTGAGTCTCCGAATAGTCCCACGTCCCTTGCATTTAAAGAGGAAATTCTTGAAGTGTCACCCACCTCAAGTCCTGACCCATCCAGCCCGGAATCTCACCACAGCCTCAGTGTGTCACCATCAccctaa
- the etv7 gene encoding transcription factor ETV7 isoform X2: MTNASTSQSLIKDPMDTSLSVAAAALVNSPSVLASTCPDTSDDLCKLPGRLRINPSLWDKEDVNLWLRWAQREYSLRRDDHNKFEMNGKALCLLTKEDFRLRCPGAGDVLYELLQHVKQQRRVLVCSSSGAEHPIGPTQGLIGPLPSAGPCISTNRSVPVCSVNPNTQTSVSPNRDQKPEMRQHCLVQPYSLCPQTRSDTARASEEVSSEVLASIPMLPSQPFVVCCKDEPLNLSSRSEAIKCPTQTTVANGKIPDCRLLWDYVYHLLLDPRYEAYIRWEDPDAMVFRVVDPNGLARLWGNHKNRANMTYEKMSRALRHYYKLNIIKKEMGQRLLFRFLKTPEEIIQGRSDRSEPPESPNSPTSLAFKEEILEVSPTSSPDPSSPESHHSLSVSPSP; encoded by the exons ATGACTAACGCCTCCACATCACAAAGCTTGATCAAG GACCCCATGGACACCTCCCTGTCTGTGGCTGCAGCTGCTCTCGTGAACAGCCCGAGTGTTCTGGCTTCCACATGCCCCGACACATCAGACGATCTATGCAAGCTTCCTGGAAGACTAC GAATAAACCCATCCCTGTGGGATAAGGAGGATGTAAATCTGTGGCTACGCTGGGCCCAGAGGGAGTACTCCTTACGCCGTGACGATCACAACAAGTTTGAGATGAATGGCAAAGCACTGTGCCTCCTCACCAAAGAGGACTTCCGTCTCCGCTGTCCCGGCGCCG GCGATGTGCTGTATGAGCTCCTGCAGCATGTAAAACAGCAGAGACGAGTTCTGGTCTGCAGTTCCAGTGGTGCTGAACATCCCATCGGCCCCACGCAAGGCCTGATCGGACCTCTCCCTTCTGCAG GTCCCTGCATTTCCACTAACAGATCTGTGCCTGTTTGCTCAGTGAATCCAAACACCCAAACATCAGTCTCACCAAATAGAGATCAGAAGCCAGAAATGAGACAGCACTGTCTCGTTCAGCCATACAGCCTCTGTCCACAAACACGCTCAG ATACTGCACGTGCTTCTGAAGAAGTCAGTTCAGAAGTTTTGGCCAGCATCCCCATGCTGCCCAGCCAGCCCTTCGTGGTCTGCTGTAAAGACGAACCCCTCAACCTGTCCAGCAGATCAGAGGCAATCAAGTGTCCCACACAAACCACAGTAGCCAATGGGAAGATACCAG ACTGCAGACTACTATGGGATTATGTTTACCACCTGCTGTTGGACCCACGGTATGAAGCGTATATCCGCTGGGAAGACCCAGATGCCATGGTCTTCAGAGTTGTAGACCCAAATGGACTGGCTCGCCTCTGGGGAAACCATAAg AACAGGGCCAATATGACCTATGAGAAGATGTCACGAGCCCTGCGCCATTATTACAAACTCAACATCATCAAAAAGGAGATGGGACAGAGACTTCTCTTCAG GTTTCTAAAGACCCCAGAAGAGATTATTCAGGGGAGGTCTGATCGATCGGAGCCCCCTGAGTCTCCGAATAGTCCCACGTCCCTTGCATTTAAAGAGGAAATTCTTGAAGTGTCACCCACCTCAAGTCCTGACCCATCCAGCCCGGAATCTCACCACAGCCTCAGTGTGTCACCATCAccctaa